The Bacillota bacterium genome has a segment encoding these proteins:
- a CDS encoding DUF4065 domain-containing protein, which translates to MGKGAGMEKLRNLIVFFIRNFPRPLTRTELVKLLYLFEYEQVQIQGHQYSEVTFVRDKYGPFVSSILAESDSLCSAGIINCNRYDIDSDCILYEYTVSDPIKAAQYDLPEWEKGIALTLIDRTARLSLKQIKELAYSTPPMVEILKKEAELGYLLLSRGINMEKGNTPKKFTKKELAAAKRRLDTSPDRGSDDEYLAAFLDTYKEFENLRRRATECLLQN; encoded by the coding sequence ATGGGAAAGGGTGCTGGTATGGAGAAATTACGGAATCTTATTGTCTTCTTCATTCGCAATTTCCCGCGCCCTCTAACCCGCACCGAACTTGTCAAGTTGTTATATCTATTTGAATATGAGCAAGTCCAGATTCAAGGGCATCAATATAGCGAAGTGACCTTTGTTCGTGACAAATATGGTCCTTTCGTTTCATCTATCCTTGCAGAGAGTGACTCTCTCTGTTCCGCCGGTATCATAAACTGCAACCGTTATGATATCGATTCGGACTGCATATTATATGAATATACTGTCTCGGATCCCATTAAAGCGGCGCAGTATGATTTACCGGAATGGGAAAAGGGAATTGCTTTGACCTTGATAGATCGGACCGCAAGACTATCACTAAAACAAATAAAGGAGCTTGCATATTCCACCCCTCCAATGGTCGAGATCCTTAAAAAGGAGGCAGAATTAGGATATCTGCTTCTTTCAAGGGGGATCAATATGGAAAAAGGGAATACCCCGAAAAAATTTACAAAAAAGGAACTTGCCGCTGCTAAACGGCGCCTAGATACCTCACCGGATCGGGGCTCTGACGACGAGTATCTTGCTGCATTTCTTGACACCTACAAAGAGTTCGAGAACCTTCGACGGAGGGCTACAGAATGCCTTCTTCAGAATTAG
- a CDS encoding type II toxin-antitoxin system PemK/MazF family toxin: MPSSELDPYPFPQAIFVNREVEFGEVYLVNDHLISIPDADRVQGERIFHKERRVVIVQNDRTNYTTFPTVLIAPLTSRTDTKRRHDIELFPEEEEAISKPVLVRLKLIQPILRADLGDCLGVLSRSKQAEIMQAILEIFGVSNDGENGQEQVGGLTT; this comes from the coding sequence ATGCCTTCTTCAGAATTAGATCCGTATCCTTTCCCGCAGGCCATTTTTGTTAACAGAGAGGTTGAATTTGGGGAAGTATATTTGGTCAATGACCACTTGATAAGCATACCGGATGCCGATAGGGTTCAAGGCGAAAGGATTTTTCATAAGGAAAGGCGGGTAGTAATTGTCCAAAACGACCGAACGAATTATACGACGTTCCCCACAGTCTTGATTGCCCCATTAACTAGTCGTACTGATACGAAGCGTCGTCATGATATTGAACTATTTCCGGAAGAGGAAGAAGCCATAAGTAAGCCTGTCCTTGTTCGGCTCAAATTGATACAACCTATTCTACGTGCTGATCTTGGCGACTGTCTGGGGGTGCTGTCCAGGTCCAAACAAGCGGAGATTATGCAAGCAATTTTGGAGATTTTCGGGGTATCGAATGACGGAGAGAATGGGCAAGAGCAGGTTGGAGGGTTAACTACCTGA
- a CDS encoding helix-turn-helix transcriptional regulator, which yields MAMRFEEHLDELLKDPEFAKAWEDSELEYQIARTILALRKSLGLTQEELAERIGTTQSSIARMESGKCQVSLSSLQKIARSCGMALEIKFRPMTSSSKVNNKLDLQEVSV from the coding sequence ATGGCGATGAGATTTGAGGAGCATCTTGATGAGTTGTTAAAGGACCCCGAATTCGCTAAAGCATGGGAAGATAGCGAGCTGGAATATCAGATCGCTAGGACCATACTTGCTCTTCGAAAATCTCTTGGCCTCACTCAGGAGGAATTGGCTGAGAGAATCGGTACAACTCAATCCTCTATTGCTCGCATGGAAAGCGGGAAGTGCCAAGTTTCTCTATCAAGTTTGCAGAAAATAGCTAGAAGCTGTGGTATGGCCTTGGAGATTAAATTCCGGCCAATGACTTCTTCCTCAAAAGTTAATAACAAGCTAGATCTTCAAGAGGTGTCGGTATAA
- a CDS encoding diguanylate cyclase — translation MLLLIITAVTSSTIAAMAWRRRDVPGAKSLILVMLAVIGWALGNVLELGYTDLKTKVFWANIEYIGIVAVPLAWFAFAIQYAGQEKWLSRRNIALLLVIPALTLIFVWTDGRYGLMRHDFRLDTNGPFSVVAKSYGPWFWVHTAYSHILTLLGTVILMQAFFRLPRLYREQASVLLVGALVPWVGNVLYISGLSPIRRLDLTPCSFAFSGMLMAWGLFRLQLLDIVPMARDAVIEGMSDGVIVLDAQNRIVDINPAAQGIIGRRASEVVGKPADKAFSKHRDLVEYCIQNVKAQAEIFLGTGEAQRCYGLRISPLHDYRGNLTGRVFVLHEITMQKRAEAALRESKQKIERLCEMARQLAASETEEEVYQLTISAAENILGLSRCRLNIMEGNEMVTRAASPEFPSAASRGESATGWPAGEVRNQNKRMMSVRIGDFGVLEAAPPGSGVFTEDDMRLLDLLLGHATEALKRISLQNELRAQAIHDPLTGLYNRRHFSRVIREELERSERYRRPLTFMLIDVNFFKEINDQFGHQTGDIVLQKVGKLLQEQLRETDAVIRYGGDEFLIVLAGTKGQEDAEHIARRIRESVDRWNNDGSPVDLPVTLAIGMSSWDPSGDESVETALRKADQRMYEDKKRQGMGKLPSAL, via the coding sequence ATGCTACTTCTTATCATAACAGCGGTTACATCTAGCACGATTGCGGCCATGGCCTGGCGGCGAAGGGATGTACCTGGCGCAAAGTCATTGATCCTGGTTATGCTGGCCGTGATAGGGTGGGCGCTCGGAAATGTATTGGAGCTGGGATACACTGACCTGAAAACCAAAGTATTTTGGGCCAACATCGAATATATTGGAATTGTGGCCGTGCCGTTGGCCTGGTTTGCCTTTGCTATCCAGTACGCCGGGCAAGAGAAATGGCTGAGTCGTCGCAATATAGCGCTACTATTGGTTATACCTGCCCTCACCCTGATCTTCGTTTGGACAGATGGCCGCTATGGGTTGATGCGGCATGACTTCAGGCTGGATACCAATGGCCCTTTCTCTGTGGTGGCTAAATCCTATGGTCCATGGTTCTGGGTTCATACAGCCTATTCACATATTCTAACCCTGCTCGGCACAGTCATATTGATGCAGGCATTCTTCCGGCTGCCGCGCCTGTATCGGGAGCAGGCGAGTGTCTTGCTGGTTGGCGCGCTGGTGCCATGGGTGGGGAATGTCCTCTATATTTCCGGGTTAAGCCCAATCCGCCGCCTTGATCTTACGCCCTGTTCATTCGCCTTTTCTGGCATGTTGATGGCCTGGGGCCTCTTTCGCCTGCAACTGCTGGACATCGTGCCGATGGCCCGTGATGCTGTCATTGAAGGTATGAGCGATGGTGTAATCGTCCTGGATGCTCAAAATCGTATTGTGGATATCAACCCGGCCGCCCAGGGTATCATAGGCCGTCGTGCGTCGGAAGTAGTAGGGAAGCCGGCTGATAAGGCATTCTCAAAGCATCGCGACCTCGTCGAATATTGCATCCAAAATGTGAAGGCGCAGGCAGAGATCTTTCTTGGGACAGGTGAAGCGCAACGTTGCTATGGCCTGCGCATCTCTCCTTTGCATGATTACCGGGGCAATCTCACCGGTCGCGTGTTCGTCCTGCATGAAATCACCATGCAAAAGCGGGCTGAGGCGGCTCTACGGGAGTCGAAGCAAAAGATAGAGAGACTCTGCGAAATGGCCCGCCAGTTGGCGGCTAGCGAGACTGAAGAGGAGGTATACCAACTCACAATCAGCGCGGCGGAAAATATCCTCGGTCTTTCCAGGTGTCGCCTTAATATAATGGAAGGAAATGAGATGGTGACTAGGGCCGCGTCCCCTGAGTTTCCTTCCGCAGCAAGCAGGGGTGAATCTGCTACAGGATGGCCGGCCGGAGAGGTGCGTAATCAGAACAAAAGGATGATGAGTGTTCGTATCGGCGATTTCGGCGTACTGGAGGCGGCGCCTCCGGGATCTGGTGTTTTCACTGAAGATGATATGCGGCTTCTCGACCTGTTGCTTGGGCATGCCACAGAGGCATTGAAAAGGATCAGCCTGCAAAATGAACTCAGGGCGCAAGCCATTCATGATCCCCTGACCGGCCTTTATAACCGCCGTCACTTTTCCCGTGTGATCCGGGAAGAGCTCGAGCGTTCTGAGCGATACCGCCGGCCTCTCACTTTCATGTTGATAGACGTCAACTTTTTTAAGGAGATCAATGATCAATTTGGTCATCAGACCGGAGATATTGTGCTCCAAAAGGTGGGGAAATTGCTGCAAGAACAGCTGCGGGAAACGGACGCCGTTATACGGTATGGAGGGGATGAATTCCTCATTGTTTTAGCAGGAACGAAGGGCCAAGAGGATGCGGAACACATAGCTCGGAGGATTCGCGAATCCGTCGATAGATGGAATAATGATGGTTCGCCGGTGGATCTTCCAGTAACCCTGGCAATTGGGATGAGTTCGTGGGATCCATCAGGCGATGAATCAGTAGAAACTGCTTTGCGCAAGGCCGACCAGCGTATGTATGAGGATAAGAAAAGGCAAGGAATGGGCAAACTGCCCAGCGCATTATAG
- a CDS encoding Flp family type IVb pilin, with product MLKLLKRLVKEESGQAMVEYGLIIAVIAIAVVAVLVAFRDEIANVFNRATTALRETGNEENLPTPP from the coding sequence ATGTTGAAGCTTCTCAAGAGGCTCGTCAAAGAGGAGAGCGGGCAGGCGATGGTGGAGTATGGGTTGATAATCGCTGTGATTGCCATAGCGGTAGTGGCCGTTCTAGTAGCTTTTAGGGATGAAATCGCAAACGTTTTTAATAGGGCCACGACCGCGCTGCGGGAGACCGGCAATGAGGAGAACCTACCGACGCCACCGTAG
- a CDS encoding peptidase A24, with amino-acid sequence MMSAQGIVVASLAGIAIYVDMKHGRIPNALVVFGFLAGITTNLVTAGAKGLLLSLEGALLGLALLFIPFALGGMGAGDVKLLGAIGALIGPQGVFYTALYGALAGGVMAVVVLIKHRRLFVTLRTLGFGFLLFLLGAWGGRSWNLGQSKGGSGSIGFPYSLAIGAGLVLALILRRAG; translated from the coding sequence ATGATGTCGGCTCAAGGAATAGTTGTAGCCTCGCTCGCAGGTATAGCAATCTATGTTGATATGAAGCATGGGAGAATTCCCAATGCCCTGGTGGTTTTTGGTTTCCTGGCGGGTATTACTACAAACCTTGTGACAGCAGGCGCAAAGGGCCTTCTCCTGAGCCTAGAGGGCGCGCTCCTCGGGCTCGCGCTTTTGTTCATCCCATTCGCCCTGGGCGGGATGGGCGCAGGGGATGTAAAGCTTCTTGGAGCTATCGGGGCCCTTATTGGGCCCCAGGGAGTATTTTATACTGCGCTCTATGGCGCTCTGGCGGGTGGAGTCATGGCTGTTGTCGTGCTCATCAAGCACAGGAGGTTATTTGTCACATTACGCACACTTGGATTTGGATTTTTGCTTTTCCTGCTGGGGGCGTGGGGTGGGCGCTCCTGGAACCTTGGCCAGAGTAAGGGAGGTAGCGGTTCAATCGGCTTCCCTTATTCCCTCGCTATCGGAGCGGGCCTGGTCCTCGCGCTCATCCTGCGCCGCGCGGGGTGA
- a CDS encoding pilus assembly protein: MNRNARRLSRLFAKSEKGQALVETALVLMLLLLLFGGIVEFGRILQASLTVTAASREGARVGILGKTDDEIKEVVRTAAGTLDADKLQIDIVPPAADRKRGESLTVEVKYPVEIVIPIISAIIPGPFNVYGRTVMRME; encoded by the coding sequence ATGAATAGAAATGCTCGCAGATTGAGCCGACTTTTCGCGAAAAGTGAAAAGGGACAGGCCCTTGTAGAGACTGCCCTCGTTTTGATGCTTCTCCTCCTTCTTTTTGGGGGTATAGTGGAATTCGGGCGTATTTTGCAGGCATCCCTCACAGTTACAGCCGCCTCTCGGGAAGGGGCGAGGGTGGGGATCCTCGGAAAAACTGATGATGAAATCAAAGAGGTGGTAAGAACCGCGGCTGGGACGTTAGACGCTGACAAGCTGCAGATAGATATCGTTCCACCCGCGGCTGACCGTAAAAGAGGCGAAAGCCTCACTGTGGAGGTTAAATATCCTGTTGAAATCGTCATACCTATCATTTCTGCGATTATCCCGGGCCCTTTTAATGTTTACGGCCGCACCGTAATGAGGATGGAATGA
- the cpaB gene encoding Flp pilus assembly protein CpaB, which produces MRAWRVVLVAAIFLGILTAGITYRYVRNATLPSSGTMAPRMARVTVARVQIPAYTAITRDMVYQKEVPEGEAEPDVVPLEDAIGSITKQEILEGRQVVRPMLFNKQEAAGLAFAIPRGMRAVTIPVNEVAGVGGFVKPGDRVDILGTFRSDVASVDMTTTVLRNIRVLAVAQQMDEKDRNKAVVAASVTLAVTPQDAEKLVLAGELGSLRLALCPMPEAASASPYAQAGSASATLASAPIMPRRVTSSEIVGTPAKPGRTAGFQAPGYQAPGYQASGYVSSGPPVPQQSSRSAVSVGSVAAGSGGSGAAGKSPVEPKVKVIEIIRGTERDYVPVDRSGEK; this is translated from the coding sequence ATGAGGGCATGGAGAGTTGTGCTGGTTGCGGCCATATTTCTCGGGATCCTCACAGCAGGGATCACTTATAGATATGTGAGGAATGCCACTTTGCCATCCTCGGGCACGATGGCGCCCAGGATGGCTCGGGTTACGGTGGCGAGGGTTCAGATCCCTGCTTACACTGCGATAACCCGGGATATGGTCTATCAAAAGGAAGTGCCTGAGGGTGAAGCTGAGCCTGATGTTGTGCCGCTGGAGGATGCAATTGGCAGCATCACGAAGCAGGAGATCCTGGAGGGCAGGCAGGTGGTCCGCCCAATGCTCTTCAACAAGCAGGAGGCCGCTGGACTTGCCTTTGCCATTCCGAGAGGAATGCGCGCAGTCACGATTCCAGTGAATGAAGTCGCGGGGGTTGGCGGTTTTGTCAAACCGGGTGACCGCGTGGACATCCTGGGGACATTCAGGTCTGATGTGGCTTCTGTTGATATGACCACGACCGTGCTACGGAATATCCGGGTTCTCGCCGTGGCCCAGCAGATGGACGAAAAAGACAGGAATAAAGCCGTGGTCGCTGCCAGTGTCACTCTTGCGGTGACCCCGCAAGACGCGGAAAAGCTGGTGCTCGCCGGTGAGCTTGGAAGCCTGCGACTTGCGCTTTGTCCTATGCCGGAGGCAGCCTCGGCCAGCCCTTATGCTCAGGCGGGTTCCGCCAGCGCAACGCTGGCGAGCGCGCCCATAATGCCGCGCCGGGTGACTTCCTCCGAGATTGTGGGCACTCCTGCAAAGCCAGGGAGAACTGCAGGGTTCCAGGCTCCTGGATACCAGGCGCCTGGATATCAGGCTTCCGGATATGTGTCCTCCGGGCCTCCGGTCCCCCAACAATCTTCCAGATCTGCAGTGAGTGTAGGGAGCGTTGCTGCAGGGTCCGGAGGATCCGGCGCAGCCGGGAAATCGCCTGTTGAACCTAAAGTTAAGGTTATAGAGATCATCAGGGGTACCGAAAGAGACTATGTTCCAGTGGATAGGAGTGGCGAGAAATGA
- a CDS encoding BON domain-containing protein, with protein MSFGLEPRLAVLMRYAVSMRCLILILTIAVFVFSSHSPVTAEEAAPPQCEAGSAIPGSAAPAIQQPDSPLGDLLADEILVLTMGDSRLLRFEGLLRAAVGDPKIADVAVVSDKELVLNGRSPGKTTLHVWDKAGVHFYRVEVDRQDTGIAKKVSELIGLDGITVKMANETILLEGTVSKPEDKLRAEGIAKAYSDKVLNLISVIPEKPAPGEVTGAAAKTPEAEAPPKPPTTEEIIRKLSGLDGIRVTEIGDTLLLDGEVPTQNDLSRVQAVAGIFGKKVVNLLSVKAPLQVLLQVQVVEARRNAGKDLGIRWGGVTGQGNVQLPGTNLADSTTPEVGLLSPQIGLIGEIFVGSALERLNLLRARIDALASEGLVKLLAAPSMLTLSGSEANFLVGGEIPIFLGDEGGKIKFEWKPYGVQLKITPVVERQGYIDLKVNPEVSSFDWENALLVNGWKIPAFKTRRAEGHLILADGSTMVLGGLIQSEDTKVIDKIPLLGDIPIIGALFRSEKFQRQETELLIFVTPRIVGAGESISLDVIKHPVIPDVSMEKTPEGKEAPVDKAPVGKAPEGTTPAGKAFDGEVKK; from the coding sequence ATGTCATTTGGGTTGGAACCGCGTCTCGCAGTTTTGATGCGATATGCAGTTTCAATGCGATGCCTTATTCTAATTCTGACGATCGCGGTATTTGTCTTTTCATCCCATAGTCCGGTGACCGCTGAAGAGGCTGCTCCGCCTCAATGTGAAGCTGGATCTGCCATACCTGGATCCGCCGCGCCTGCTATCCAGCAGCCTGATTCGCCACTTGGGGACCTCCTCGCGGATGAGATACTTGTTCTTACCATGGGGGATTCCAGGCTTTTGAGATTTGAAGGCCTCCTCCGCGCGGCGGTAGGTGACCCGAAGATTGCTGATGTGGCGGTAGTATCCGATAAAGAGCTTGTGCTAAATGGCAGGTCTCCCGGCAAAACTACGCTGCACGTATGGGACAAAGCAGGGGTGCATTTTTATCGCGTCGAGGTGGATCGTCAGGATACAGGCATTGCAAAGAAAGTCAGTGAACTCATAGGCCTGGATGGCATAACTGTCAAGATGGCAAATGAGACTATTCTCCTCGAGGGCACTGTTTCAAAACCCGAGGATAAGCTCCGGGCCGAAGGCATCGCGAAGGCCTATTCAGACAAAGTCCTGAATCTTATTTCCGTTATACCTGAAAAACCAGCACCGGGCGAGGTCACCGGCGCTGCCGCAAAGACTCCGGAGGCGGAGGCGCCGCCAAAACCTCCGACCACCGAGGAAATCATAAGAAAGCTGTCTGGCCTAGATGGTATCAGGGTCACAGAAATCGGGGATACGCTCTTGCTGGACGGGGAAGTGCCAACGCAGAACGACCTGTCGCGGGTACAGGCAGTAGCAGGGATTTTTGGCAAGAAGGTGGTGAATCTTCTTTCCGTCAAGGCTCCTCTCCAGGTGCTTCTCCAGGTGCAGGTAGTCGAGGCCAGGCGTAATGCCGGAAAGGACCTGGGCATCCGCTGGGGCGGGGTCACGGGCCAGGGGAACGTTCAGCTCCCGGGCACGAATCTTGCAGATTCCACTACCCCCGAGGTAGGGCTTCTCTCTCCCCAGATAGGGCTCATTGGCGAGATCTTCGTAGGTTCTGCCCTTGAACGCTTGAACCTGCTGAGGGCTAGAATTGATGCCCTGGCCAGCGAAGGCCTGGTAAAACTCCTTGCCGCCCCGAGCATGCTCACGCTTAGCGGCAGCGAGGCGAATTTCCTCGTTGGAGGCGAGATTCCGATATTCCTTGGAGATGAGGGTGGCAAGATCAAATTCGAATGGAAGCCCTATGGCGTCCAGCTCAAGATAACGCCGGTCGTGGAACGCCAGGGGTACATAGATCTCAAAGTAAATCCGGAAGTCAGCAGTTTTGACTGGGAGAATGCGCTGCTTGTAAATGGCTGGAAGATTCCGGCATTCAAGACCAGGCGGGCAGAAGGGCACCTTATTCTGGCAGATGGAAGCACCATGGTCCTCGGCGGGCTCATTCAGTCTGAGGATACAAAAGTCATAGACAAGATACCTCTTCTTGGCGATATTCCAATCATCGGAGCCCTTTTCCGTAGCGAGAAATTCCAAAGGCAGGAGACAGAGCTCCTTATATTCGTGACCCCGAGGATAGTGGGGGCCGGGGAAAGCATTTCGCTTGATGTCATTAAGCACCCGGTTATTCCTGATGTATCTATGGAAAAGACGCCTGAGGGGAAAGAGGCGCCTGTGGACAAAGCACCTGTTGGAAAAGCGCCTGAAGGGACGACTCCTGCAGGGAAGGCATTCGATGGTGAGGTGAAAAAGTGA
- a CDS encoding response regulator: MDEKIRVLVVSAAPETIESIRSALDSESEYRIVGEARSREEAWRLAERFEPDLVLIDLDPWKMNWVDAIERIALSLPDTTVVAFSTHAEPEYLRDAMVAGAREYLVKPFGPGELLGAIRRAYEADRRRKARYAERGLLESQEGPGRQRGKIITFLSTKGGVGKTTIAANFAVDLVRETKSRVVMVDLDLEFGDVAILLDIIPTHTIIDVVQEENLTGALMERYLSTHRSGLRVLPAPTRPEQAELVEPEHIREILALLSGMFDYIVIDTAQSFTDTTLSALDISDMIFLVTTLEVPAIKNTKLCLGLMDSLHYPAQKIKILVNRSSRDIGVNLEETERTLGRAADFHIPSEGKIVVPSVNRGVPFIMANPSSRAARSLRDVVRTVLDEFKEPEAARR, from the coding sequence ATGGACGAGAAAATCAGGGTGCTCGTGGTTAGCGCTGCACCAGAGACCATCGAGAGCATAAGGTCTGCATTGGATTCCGAAAGTGAATACAGGATAGTGGGCGAGGCCAGGAGCAGGGAAGAGGCCTGGAGGCTGGCTGAACGCTTCGAACCAGATCTTGTCCTCATCGACCTTGATCCGTGGAAGATGAATTGGGTTGATGCTATCGAGCGTATCGCCCTGAGCCTCCCAGATACCACTGTCGTTGCCTTTTCCACTCATGCTGAACCTGAATACCTGCGGGATGCCATGGTGGCCGGCGCCAGGGAATACCTTGTCAAGCCTTTTGGCCCCGGGGAGCTCCTGGGCGCCATAAGGCGGGCTTATGAGGCTGACAGGAGGCGAAAGGCCAGATATGCCGAACGCGGTCTGCTGGAGTCGCAAGAGGGTCCGGGCAGGCAAAGAGGAAAGATCATTACATTCCTCAGCACAAAGGGTGGGGTTGGCAAGACAACCATCGCCGCCAATTTCGCTGTTGACCTGGTCCGGGAGACAAAGTCCAGGGTCGTCATGGTGGACCTGGATCTCGAGTTTGGAGATGTAGCGATACTCCTCGATATCATTCCTACACATACCATTATTGATGTCGTGCAGGAAGAAAATTTGACGGGGGCTCTCATGGAACGTTACCTTTCAACCCACCGCTCAGGACTCAGGGTGCTCCCGGCTCCTACCAGGCCTGAGCAAGCTGAGCTTGTAGAGCCGGAACACATTCGAGAGATTCTCGCCCTGTTGAGCGGGATGTTTGACTATATTGTCATTGATACTGCCCAATCTTTCACCGACACCACGCTTTCGGCCCTGGACATCTCCGACATGATCTTTCTCGTGACAACCCTGGAGGTCCCTGCCATCAAGAACACCAAGCTTTGTCTTGGATTGATGGATTCTCTACACTATCCTGCTCAGAAGATCAAGATCCTCGTCAATCGTTCATCCAGGGATATCGGAGTGAATTTGGAGGAAACAGAGCGTACACTGGGGCGCGCAGCAGATTTCCACATTCCTAGCGAAGGTAAGATCGTGGTTCCATCCGTGAATAGGGGCGTGCCATTCATCATGGCCAATCCTTCGTCAAGGGCGGCCCGTAGCCTTAGAGACGTTGTAAGAACTGTGCTGGATGAATTCAAAGAACCCGAAGCAGCCAGGAGGTGA
- a CDS encoding CpaF family protein, which produces MKAAGESQDGVDQSANDVDRDADGAGRLDSIGAFGIDPELWRGKTELLGRLSRRPVRQRAPRRKKEDPLEPLKDKIHNRLVREVERDLLERINEAEERAKLREKVESVVSEVLDEEEAVLLPAEREALLQEILNDVMGYGPINALIQDPTITEIMVNGPYQVYIERGGKVELTDVSFRDANHVMHVIERIVAPLGRRIDEGSPMVDARLPDGSRVNAVIPPLSLVGPCITIRKFLKDLLTAEDLVHLGTLSWEMARFLDACVNARLNIVVSGGTGSGKTTTLNVLSSFIPEDERIITIEDAAELQLRQQHVVRLESRPPNIEGKGAITIRDLVRNALRMRPNRIVVGEVRGGEALDMLQAMNTGHDGSLTTVHANSPRDVLSRLETMTLMAGMELPIRAIREQISSAIDLIVHQERLRDGSRKIVQITEVQGMEGDVIITQDVFFFEQLGIDERGKVLGRFRSAGIRPKFVDRFEAYGIHLPADIFS; this is translated from the coding sequence ATGAAGGCAGCGGGAGAATCGCAGGATGGGGTGGACCAGAGCGCGAATGATGTGGATCGGGACGCGGATGGCGCAGGGCGTCTTGATTCCATCGGCGCCTTTGGCATAGATCCAGAGCTCTGGCGGGGCAAGACTGAGCTTTTGGGACGGCTTTCGCGCAGGCCAGTGAGACAGCGCGCGCCCAGACGGAAAAAGGAAGATCCTCTGGAGCCTCTCAAGGATAAGATACACAACCGCCTCGTGAGGGAAGTGGAAAGGGATCTCCTCGAGAGGATCAACGAGGCTGAGGAGAGGGCGAAACTTCGAGAGAAGGTTGAGTCTGTCGTCTCCGAAGTTCTGGATGAGGAAGAGGCGGTCCTGCTCCCTGCCGAGCGCGAGGCGTTGCTCCAGGAGATACTCAACGATGTGATGGGCTATGGACCCATAAACGCCTTGATCCAGGATCCTACCATTACTGAGATCATGGTGAACGGACCCTATCAGGTCTACATCGAGCGCGGCGGCAAGGTGGAGCTCACAGATGTCTCTTTTCGGGACGCAAACCATGTGATGCATGTCATAGAAAGGATCGTGGCTCCACTGGGAAGACGCATAGATGAGGGAAGTCCCATGGTAGATGCAAGGCTGCCGGACGGTTCTCGCGTAAATGCCGTTATTCCTCCCCTTTCCCTTGTAGGGCCTTGCATCACGATCAGGAAATTCCTGAAAGACCTCTTAACTGCAGAAGACCTGGTACACCTCGGCACCCTCTCGTGGGAGATGGCCAGGTTCTTGGATGCTTGCGTCAATGCGCGTCTCAATATAGTTGTCTCGGGAGGCACAGGGAGCGGGAAGACAACAACTTTAAACGTGCTCTCTTCCTTCATACCCGAGGATGAAAGGATCATAACCATAGAAGATGCGGCGGAACTTCAGCTCAGGCAGCAACACGTTGTCAGGCTTGAATCACGCCCACCTAATATAGAAGGGAAGGGCGCGATAACGATCCGGGATCTTGTGCGAAATGCTCTCAGGATGCGTCCCAACAGGATCGTGGTAGGTGAGGTGAGAGGCGGGGAGGCCCTAGACATGCTCCAGGCAATGAATACGGGTCACGATGGTTCTCTCACCACAGTGCATGCCAACTCACCCCGTGACGTATTGTCCAGGCTGGAGACGATGACGTTGATGGCGGGGATGGAGCTCCCGATAAGGGCCATAAGAGAACAGATCTCGTCCGCCATCGATCTTATTGTTCACCAGGAGCGCTTGCGGGATGGAAGCAGGAAAATAGTGCAGATCACCGAGGTGCAGGGCATGGAGGGTGATGTTATCATCACCCAGGACGTATTTTTCTTTGAACAACTCGGTATCGACGAGAGGGGAAAGGTCCTCGGGAGGTTCCGTTCTGCAGGGATAAGACCAAAATTCGTAGATAGATTTGAGGCTTACGGGATTCACCTCCCAGCAGATATTTTCAGCTAA